A single region of the Brassica rapa cultivar Chiifu-401-42 chromosome A03, CAAS_Brap_v3.01, whole genome shotgun sequence genome encodes:
- the LOC103856301 gene encoding putative U-box domain-containing protein 46, whose product MEESTAESTAATADALRMELKKTIAEILDDGGVSEDRGETDGSSRVLKAIDEAVRMLNLLREVESKLPDSDTSSSSPTSLPEVPKEFKCMLSHAIMSEPVVIASGQTYERRYIQQWLMCKVTCPKTREVLSHRLWSPNYLVAELIAQWCQANKYDRPEPSDKPIGLFNDDIDLLLQRISSPSSVEDQTKAANELRRQTKRFDNVPASFVAEIPESITRLLTPLSALGEDIDSNPGFQKDIITALLYISGLEENKTAVAQHPLVIPLLTKSLKQGTAKTRRNSAEALWLLSKLDSNKTIIGNSDTLKALVHVIKEDHFTAAISASYAVFHLCCLPENREKVVSEGLIPALINRIKERSYVYVYFALLALMTAQNGVIEEIEDLGFVDGMFSILRNTSCSVTGENGTLIFRRMCGLNTGDRDRERTRLKLIKEEEDKYSTFSKLAKQGSQRAMMEAEAILQWIKRSGTGEEP is encoded by the exons ATGGAGGAATCGACGGCGGAGTCTACGGCAGCAACCGCCGATGCTCTGAGGATGGAGTTAAAGAAGACGATTGCGGAGATTCTCGACGACGGAGGAGTAAGCGAAGATCGCGGTGAGACTGACGGAAGCTCCCGAGTCTTGAAAGCAATTGACGAGGCGGTTCGAATGCTGAATCTTCTGAGGGAAGTTGAATCGAAGTTGCCGGACTCTGATacttcttcgtcttctccgaCTTCTCTGCCCGAAGTGCCGAAAGAGTTCAAGTGTATGCTCTCGCACGCGATCATGAGCGAACCTGTAGTCATCGCTTCTGGCCAG ACCTATGAAAGGAGATACATCCAACAGTGGCTGATGTGTAAAGTGACATGTCCCAAGACCAGAGAAGTCCTCTCTCACCGTTTGTGGTCACCCAACTATTTGGTCGCTGAGTTGATTGCGCAATGGTGTCAAGCCAACAAGTACGATCGGCCAGAACCATCTGATAAACCCATTGGACTGTTCAATGATGACATAGACCTATTGCTTCAGAGGATCTCTTCTCCCTCCTCAGTTGAAGATCAGACAAAAGCTGCAAATGAGCTGCGCCGCCAGACCAAGAGATTTGACAATGTCCCGGCCTCGTTTGTCGCTGAGATCCCTGAATCCATCACACGGTTGCTCACTCCGCTCTCTGCTTTGGGCGAGGACATTGACTCGAACCCGGGATTTCAGAAGGACATCATCACCGCATTGCTTTACATCTCGGGTCTTGAGGAGAACAAAACAGCAGTTGCTCAGCACCCTCTTGTGATCCCACTGCTTACAAAGTCTTTGAAGCAGGGGACAGCTAAGACACGAAGAAACTCTGCAGAGGCGTTATGGCTACTTTCAAAGCTTGATTCTAACAAGACCATCATCGGGAACTCAGATACGCTCAAGGCTTTAGTACATGTCATCAAAGAGGATCATTTCACTGCCGCCATAAGCGCCTCCTATGCTGTTTTCCACCTCTGTTGCCTACCGGAGAACAGGGAGAAAGTGGTTTCAGAAGGTTTGATTCCAGCGCTGATCAACAGGATTAAAGAACGAAGCTACGTGTAtgtctactttgctctcttggCGCTTATGACTGCACAAAACGGGGTGATTGAAGAAATAGAGGATCTAGGGTTTGTGGATGGTATGTTCAGTATCTTGAGGAATACGAGTTGCTCAGTGACTGGCGAGAACGGTACATTGATCTTCCGTCGCATGTGCGGTCTGAACACGGGTgacagagacagagagaggACTAGGCTGAAGCTGATCAAAGAAGAGGAGGATAAATACTCGACATTTTCGAAGCTTGCAAAGCAAGGATCACAACGTGCAATGATGGAAGCAGAAGCGATTTTGCAGTGGATCAAGAGGTCCGGTACAGGTGAAGAGCCATAA
- the LOC103856302 gene encoding conserved oligomeric Golgi complex subunit 2 gives MSDPVATLPSPRSAADVFWDDSRPPLWFNPSLFLSPVFDSESFISDLRTFVPFDTLRSELRSHLSSLNGELVDHINRDYADFVNLSAKLVDIDETAVRMRAPLLELREEISAFRGSVEDAHVARASGLNQRNDTGAAREVLESSLDAFRVVSKVEKLLQEQQDGATMRESQSMLLERIASELNRLKFHMTHAQNLPFIENLEKRIQSASVLFDASLRNCFIDGLNNRESNVIYNCLRAYAATDKIKNAEEVFRTTIVAPFIHKVIAYEAYDGTLGDGLENDYRQIKLFVARDCKMLLEISSTDKSGSHVFNFLANSILKEVLSEIQKVKPGVFSPGRPTEFLKNYKASLDFLAYLEGYCPSRSAVTKFRAEAICIEFMKQWNVRVYFSMRFQEIAGGLDSALTSASLVFLQDSDSDKRSSPTLMLRQSVALLESLRSCWKEDVHIFSAADKFLRLALQLLSRYCNWVSSAVNARKSNASLTPGCEWAVSATAEDFVYVIHDVNCIVSEVRGDYLGLISHYLSSCPSEVLDVVRKSMLQGVESLENVLPLVKKTIIEVIVDKSVEELSQLKGIAATCMMSNKPLPIRHSPYVVGLLRPLKAFLEGDKARHYLTHETREELLLGTLTEMTRRYYELAAGRLSDARKTETYLQKSRQNAQKRAGAAASGVTDHNVSGTEKMCMQLFLDLQEYGRNISALGLNPADIEPYCSLWKCVAPPDRQNTISV, from the exons ATGTCAGATCCCGTCGCGACGTTGCCGTCTCCGAGATCCGCCGCAGACGTATTCTGGGATGACTCTCGTCCTCCTCTATGGTTCAACCCTTCCCTCTTCCTTTCCCCAGTCTTCGACTCCGAGTCCTTCATCTCAGACCTCCGTACTTTCGTCCCCTTCGACACTCTCCGATCCGAGCTCCGATCACACCTTTCCTCCCTCAACGGCGAACTCGTTGACCACATCAATCGCGACTACGCCGATTTCGTTAATTTGAGCGCTAAGCTCGTTGATATCGACGAAACTGCAGTCCGCATGCGCGCTCCCCTCCTTGAGCTCCGTGAGGAGATCAGTGCGTTTCGTGGATCTGTGGAGGATGCACATGTCGCACGTGCGAGTGGATTAAACCAACGTAACGATACTGGGGCTGCAAGGGAGGTTCTGGAATCGTCGCTCGACGCTTTTCGTGTGGTGTCTAAG GTTGAAAAGCTTCTACAAGAGCAGCAAGATGGCGCAACCATGAGAGAATCACAGAGCATGCTCTTGGAAAGAATAGCTAGTGAATTGAATCGGCTCAAGTTCCATATGACTCATGCACAG AATCTGCCTTTCATTGAGAACTTAGAGAAGAGGATTCAGAGCGCTAGTGTGCTATTTGATGCTAGCTTGCGTAATTGCTTCATTGACGGGCTAAACAACAGAGAATCAAACGTCATTTACAACTGTCTACGTGCATATGCTGCCACTGATAAAATTAAGAATGCAGAAGAGGTGTTTCGTACGACCATTGTGGCTCCATTTATACATAAAGTTATTGCATATGAAGCATATGATGGAACATTGGGAGATGGACTAGAAAACGATTACAGACAGATCAAGCTTTTCGTCGCCAGGGACTGTAAAATGCTGCTAGAGATATCTTCCACTG ACAAATCGGGTTCGCATGTCTTCAACTTCTTGGCAAACTCAATCCTGAAAGAAGTTCTTTCGGAAATCCAGAAAGTCAAACCAGGCGTGTTTTCTCCTGGAAGGCCTACCGAGTTCTTGAAGAATTACAAGGCAAGCTTGGATTTCCTGGCATACCTTGAAG GTTACTGTCCGTCAAGGTCTGCTGTAACTAAGTTTCGAGCTGAAGCGATATGTATCGAATTCATGAAGCAATGGAATGTGAGAGTGTACTTTTCAATGAG GTTTCAGGAAATAGCTGGAGGCTTGGATTCTGCTCTTACTTCTgcttctctggtttttcttcaGGACTCTGACTCAGATAAACGGAGTTCACCCACCTTAATGCTTAGACAGAGCGTAGCTCTTTTGGAGAGCTTGCGATCATGCTGGAAAGAAGATGTTCACATTTTCTCTGCCGCTGATAAATTTCTTCGCTTGGCCTTGCAGCTTCTTTCGAG ATATTGCAACTGGGTGTCTTCTGCGGTGAATGCTAGAAAGAGTAATGCCAGCCTGACTCCTGGATGTGAATGGGCAGTTTCAGCCACTGCAGAGGATTTTGTATAT GTTATACATGATGTAAATTGTATAGTCTCAGAAGTTCGTGGCGATTACCTTGGACTTATATCACACTATTTATCTTCATGCCCCTCTGAAGTTCTGGATGTGGTGAGGAAGAGCATGCTACAGGGTGTAGAATCATTAGAAAACGTCCTACCTTTGGTTAAGAAAACCATTATTGAAGTCATTGTTGATAAATCTGTTGAG GAACTAAGTCAGCTCAAGGGAATAGCCGCAACATGTATGATGTCTAATAAACCACTGCCTATTAGGCATTCACCGTACGTGGTTGGACTATTGCGCCCTCTAAAG GCCTTTTTGGAGGGAGACAAGGCTAGACATTACTTGACCCACGAAACAAGGGAGGAGTTATTGCTTGGCACTCTCACTGAAATGACCAGGCGGTATTATGAACTAGCTGCTGGACGTCTAAGCGAC GCGAGAAAAACAGAGACATATCTTCAGAAATCACGACAAAATGCACAGAAACGAGCAGGTGCAGCAGCATCAGGTGTAACTGACCACAATGTATCTGGAACAGAGAAGATGTGTATGCAGTTGTTCCTTGATCTTCAG GAGTATGGCCGAAACATCTCTGCGTTGGGGTTGAATCCGGCAGATATCGAGCCTTATTGTTCCCTCTGGAAATGCGTTGCACCTCCGGATAGGCAAAACACAATTAGTGTTTGA
- the LOC103856304 gene encoding 40S ribosomal protein S16-3-like — MATQAAKQSVQCFGRKKTAVAVTHCKPGCGMIKLNGSPIELFNPEILRFKIFEPVLLLGKHRFAGVDMRIRVKGGGHTSQVYAIRQSIAKALVAFYQKYVDEQSKKEVKDILIRYDRTLLVADPRRCEPKKFGGRGARSRFQKSYR, encoded by the coding sequence ATGGCGACCCAAGCGGCTAAACAATCCGTTCAATGCTTCGGGCGTAAGAAGACAGCAGTGGCTGTAACCCACTGCAAGCCTGGATGCGGTATGATCAAGCTCAACGGCTCCCCGATCGAGCTGTTCAACCCAGAGATCCTCCGTTTCAAGATCTTCGAGCCTGTCCTCCTCCTCGGCAAGCACCGTTTCGCTGGCGTCGACATGAGGATCCGCGTCAAGGGTGGTGGTCACACTTCCCAGGTCTACGCTATCCGTCAGAGTATCGCCAAGGCGCTCGTGGCGTTCTACCAGAAGTACGTGGACGAGCAGTCGAAGAAGGAGGTGAAGGATATCCTTATCCGTTACGATAGGACTCTCCTTGTGGCGGATCCGAGGAGGTGCGAGCCGAAGAAGTTTGGTGGGCGTGGTGCTCGTTCCCGTTTCCAGAAGAGTTACCGTTAA
- the LOC103856303 gene encoding pentatricopeptide repeat-containing protein At5g18390, mitochondrial, which yields MFLVRRYTKRRLFSISTLDFKPFNESIIRHFTSLEPLQTSDSNPSSTKGDYFAAINHVVNLVRREIHPERSLNRLRLPVTSEFVFRVLRATSRSANDSLRFFNWARSNPSYTPTSMEYEQLAKSLALHKKYESMWKILKQMKDLSLDISGETLCFIIEQYGKNGHVDQAVELFNGVGKILGCRQTVEVYNSLLHALCEVRMFHGAYALIRRMIRKGLKPDKRTYSILVNGWCSAGKMKEAQEFLDEMSRKGFNPPARGRDLLIEGLLNAGYLESAKEMVNKMTKGGFVPDVQTFNTLIEAITKSGEVEFCVEMYYTACKLGLSVDIDTYKTLIPAVSKIGKIDEAFRLLNNCVEDGHKPFPSLYAPIIKGMCRNGMFDDAFSFFSDMKVKAHPPNRPVYTMLITMCGRGGKFVDAANYLVEMTEVGLVPISRCFDMVTDGLKNSGKHDLAMRIEQLEVQLRGV from the coding sequence ATGTTTCTCGTCCGCCGTTATACCAAAAGAAGACTCTTTTCTATCTCCACCCTCGATTTCAAACCCTTCAATGAATCAATTATTCGTCATTTCACCAGTCTCGAGCCTCTGCAAACCTCCGATTCAAACCCATCATCAACCAAAGGAGACTACTTCGCCGCGATCAACCACGTCGTCAACCTCGTCCGCCGCGAAATCCACCCGGAACGATCCCTAAACCGTCTCCGCCTCCCCGTAACCTCCGAATTCGTGTTCAGAGTCCTCCGCGCCACCTCCCGATCCGCCAACGACTCCCTCCGCTTCTTCAACTGGGCCCGATCAAACCCTAGCTACACCCCGACCTCCATGGAGTACGAGCAGCTCGCAAAGTCCCTAGCTTTGCACAAAAAATACGAATCCATGTGGAAGATCCTCAAGCAGATGAAGGATCTCTCCCTAGACATCTCCGGGGAGACTCTCTGCTTCATCATCGAGCAGTACGGTAAGAACGGACACGTGGATCAGGCCGTTGAGCTTTTCAACGGCGTTGGGAAGATTCTCGGGTGTCGACAAACGGTGGAAGTTTACAACTCTTTGCTCCACGCGCTTTGTGAGGTGAGGATGTTCCACGGAGCTTACGCTTTGATCAGGAGGATGATAAGGAAAGGACTCAAGCCTGATAAGAGGACTTACTCTATATTGGTTAACGGATGGTGTTCTGCTGGGAAGATGAAGGAGGCTCAGGAGTTTCTTGATGAGATGAGCAGGAAAGGGTTTAACCCGCCGGCGCGTGGGCGTGACTTGCTGATTGAAGGGCTGTTGAACGCTGGTTACTTGGAGTCTGCTAAGGAGATGGTGAACAAGATGACTAAAGGAGGGTTTGTTCCTGATGTTCAGACTTTTAATACTCTTATTGAAGCGATAACTAAGTCAGGGGAAGTTGAGTTCTGCGTTGAGATGTACTACACTGCTTGCAAGTTAGGTCTTTCTGTGGATATCGATACTTACAAGACGCTTATACCTGCGGTTTCGAAGATTGGGAAGATAGACGAGGCGTTTCGGCTGTTGAACAACTGTGTGGAGGATGGGCATAAGCCGTTTCCGAGTTTGTATGCTCCTATAATTAAAGGAATGTGTAGGAATGGGATGTTTGATGATGCGTTTAGTTTCTTTAGTGATATGAAGGTGAAGGCTCATCCTCCTAACAGGCCGGTTTACACGATGCTGATAACGATGTGTGGTCGTGGTGGGAAGTTTGTGGATGCGGCTAATTATTTGGTTGAGATGACGGAGGTGGGTTTGGTTCCGATATCGAGGTGCTTTGATATGGTTACTGATGGGTTGAAGAATAGTGGGAAGCATGATTTGGCTATGCGGATAGAGCAGTTGGAAGTTCAGCTTAGAGGAGTTTAA
- the LOC103856305 gene encoding anamorsin homolog codes for MMTQTTVLAVTDDVVLPVSSVLTIMKELAKEGIERCDPIIITQASTISQVPLDASSVDAVLAISRASDFPSDKLYGEFSRVLKPGCSVYVCASSEGETVELQQTLQKRVALAGFLEAQSLDLKSIKLPNFTFSVGIKAKKPTWKIGSSFALKKPAKTTLPKINLDDDLDLIDEDSLLTEEDLKKPQVPVASGCETTKKACKNCVCGRAEIEEKAVKLGLTEDQIENPQSSCGSCGLGDAFRCGTCPYKGLPPFKLGEKVTLSQNFLDADF; via the exons ATGATGACTCAAACGACTGTTTTGGCTGTGACGGATGATGTGGTGTTACCTGTTAGCTCTGTTCTAACTATTATGAAGGAGCTCGCAAAGGAAGGCATTGAACGTTGTGATCCTATCATCATTACTCAAGCTTCCACAATAA GTCAGGTTCCTTTGGATGCTTCCTCTGTGGATGCAGTTCTAGCCATTTCCAGAGCATCTGATTTTCCCAGTGATAAATTATATGGCGAGTTCTCGAGAGTTTTGAAGCCTGGTTGTTCAGTTTATGTGTGCGCGAGTTCGGAGGGTGAAACTGTAGAGTTGCAACAG ACCCTTCAAAAGAGAGTAGCCTTGGCTGGTTTTCTGGAGGCACAGTCTCTTGATTTGAAATCAATTAAGTTGCCTAACTTCACCTTCTCCGTTGGG ATTAAGGCAAAGAAACCTACCTGGAAGATTGGTTCATCATTTGCTCTCAAAAAGCCTGCAAAAACTACTCTCCCGAAGATTAATCTAGACGATGACTTGGATCTTATAGATGAAGACTCTCTCTTGACAGAGGAGGACCTGAAGAAGCCACAAGTTCCAGTTG CTAGCGGTTGTGAAACCACTAAGAAAGCTTGCAAGAACTGCGTCTGTGGTAGAGCTGAGATAGAGGAGAAAGCTGTGAAGCTGGGACTCACAGAGGATCAAATCGAGAATCCACAGTCATCATGTGGCAGC TGTGGACTCGGTGATGCCTTCCGCTGCGGTACATGTCCTTACAAGGGTCTCCCACCTTTCAAACTAGGCGAGAAG GTAACCCTTTCTCAAAACTTCCTTGACGCTGACTTCTAA